From Phycisphaerales bacterium, a single genomic window includes:
- a CDS encoding ion transporter, with amino-acid sequence MSQPQPADRAPDAGALSPRRARVHEIIFESDTPEGRLFDILLLVAILLSVLAVTLESVEHIAARYRTALHVAEWVFTVLFTAEYCLRLWCVRRPLRYAVSVYGIIDLLAILPSFLGLLIPGAQSLMTVRVLRLLRIFRIFKLAQHVGEARLLVTALRAARPKIIVFLVFVLTSVCSLGALMYVVEGPRNGFTSIPTSIYWAISTLTTVGYGDIAPVTTLGRFIASVVMILGYGVLAVPTGIVTTEIAFASRGQLGKPVSSQSCPTCTREGHDADAVHCKWCGSRL; translated from the coding sequence GTGAGCCAGCCACAGCCTGCCGACCGCGCCCCCGACGCCGGCGCCCTCTCGCCCCGCCGCGCCCGCGTGCACGAGATCATCTTCGAGTCCGACACCCCCGAGGGCCGGCTCTTCGACATCCTGCTGCTCGTCGCCATCCTGCTCAGCGTGCTCGCCGTCACCCTCGAGAGCGTCGAGCACATCGCCGCACGTTACCGCACCGCGCTGCACGTCGCTGAGTGGGTCTTCACCGTGCTCTTCACGGCCGAGTACTGCCTGCGCCTGTGGTGCGTGCGCCGCCCGCTCCGCTACGCCGTGTCGGTCTACGGCATCATCGACCTGCTGGCGATCCTTCCCAGCTTCCTGGGGCTGCTGATCCCCGGGGCGCAGTCGCTCATGACGGTCCGCGTGCTGCGGCTGCTGCGGATCTTCCGCATCTTCAAGCTCGCCCAGCACGTGGGCGAGGCGCGGCTGCTCGTCACCGCCCTGCGGGCCGCCCGCCCCAAGATCATCGTGTTTCTGGTCTTTGTCCTCACGTCGGTCTGCTCGCTGGGCGCCCTCATGTACGTCGTTGAGGGCCCGCGCAACGGCTTCACCAGCATCCCCACCAGCATCTACTGGGCGATCTCCACGCTCACCACCGTCGGCTACGGCGACATTGCCCCCGTTACGACCCTGGGGCGCTTCATCGCGTCGGTGGTCATGATCCTGGGCTACGGCGTGCTCGCGGTCCCCACCGGCATCGTCACCACCGAGATCGCCTTCGCCAGCCGCGGACAACTCGGCAAGCCCGTCAGCAGCCAGTCCTGCCCCACCTGCACCCGCGAAGGCCACGACGCCGACGCCGTGCACTGCAAGTGGTGCGGGTCAAGGCTTTGA
- a CDS encoding YkvA family protein → MRIGRGVASGWGFRNWKGTRPGRGLWGIKHGWWVVISLVYMISPLDAIPDFIPVLGLMDDLGVFVFMLYNLVQWLKTSSWASDLWSGKRRDTMVYAPSPDAGPRAQPRSEAASMRTYEVQVTDHAGAERWVTVAATSEDEARRSVAAAGNYRSVGRVRSRAASVSKP, encoded by the coding sequence ATGCGTATCGGACGAGGCGTCGCGTCGGGGTGGGGGTTCCGCAACTGGAAGGGCACGCGCCCCGGGCGCGGGCTGTGGGGCATCAAGCACGGCTGGTGGGTCGTCATCAGCCTCGTGTACATGATCTCGCCGCTGGACGCGATCCCCGACTTCATCCCCGTGCTGGGGCTGATGGACGACTTGGGTGTGTTTGTGTTCATGCTCTACAACCTCGTGCAGTGGCTGAAGACTTCGAGCTGGGCGAGCGACCTGTGGAGCGGCAAGCGGCGGGACACGATGGTGTACGCGCCGTCCCCGGATGCGGGCCCGCGGGCGCAGCCGCGCTCGGAGGCGGCCTCGATGCGGACCTACGAGGTGCAGGTGACGGACCACGCCGGGGCGGAGCGGTGGGTGACAGTGGCTGCCACTAGCGAGGACGAGGCCCGCCGGAGCGTGGCCGCGGCGGGGAACTACAGGAGCGTGGGGCGGGTGCGCTCGCGGGCGGCGTCAGTCTCAAAGCCTTGA
- a CDS encoding glycosyltransferase, whose product MRILMLGWEFPPFIAGGLGVACYGLTKALDKLGHEVVFILPKPVDRSHSSHVKMLSPKALVTGGRAFSPQQGSSSSDSDAVQMLDEEGNPLPGLEHVTFKGVPASFSSPYPGFDAEAFARQIAGGTQEFLAGVHESYAGMEDATGAAAVADAASGTAVEHAPAPRASGHIGMGGGAGEGYGSDLFGDAERYARLVVAITRRERYDVIHAHDWLTFPAGIALAQVSGKPLVVHVHSTEFDRAGNNVNQRVYDIERAGMHAADRVVAVSQFTKSICVRRYAVAPDKIDVVYNGVDRDSVQPREGDKIEAGDKIVLFLGRITMQKGPEYFIAAAKRVLEKYENVKFVLAGSGDMALRMIDLAASMGIGHKVLFTGFLRGRDVDRVFKMADCYVMPSVSEPFGISALEAISHDVPVILSKTSGASEVLTHVLKVDFWDIDEMANKILAVLRFPPLSETLREHGAFELHRLTWEGAAERCVESYRVALAKRAPALV is encoded by the coding sequence ATGCGGATCCTCATGCTCGGGTGGGAGTTTCCGCCGTTCATCGCGGGGGGCCTCGGCGTCGCGTGTTATGGGCTGACCAAGGCGCTTGACAAGCTGGGGCACGAGGTGGTGTTCATCCTGCCCAAGCCGGTGGACCGTTCGCACAGTTCGCACGTGAAGATGCTGAGCCCCAAGGCCTTGGTCACGGGGGGGCGGGCTTTCAGCCCGCAGCAAGGTTCTTCCTCATCTGATTCGGATGCGGTGCAGATGCTCGACGAGGAGGGCAACCCGCTGCCGGGCCTCGAGCACGTGACGTTCAAGGGCGTGCCGGCGTCGTTCAGCAGCCCCTACCCGGGGTTTGATGCCGAAGCGTTCGCGCGTCAGATCGCAGGCGGGACGCAGGAGTTCCTCGCGGGGGTGCATGAGAGCTACGCGGGGATGGAGGACGCGACCGGGGCCGCGGCGGTGGCCGACGCGGCCAGCGGCACGGCGGTAGAGCACGCGCCGGCGCCGCGCGCCAGCGGCCACATAGGGATGGGCGGGGGCGCGGGCGAGGGGTACGGCAGCGACCTGTTCGGCGACGCCGAGCGGTACGCGCGGCTGGTGGTGGCGATCACGCGGCGCGAGCGGTACGACGTGATCCATGCGCACGACTGGCTGACGTTCCCGGCGGGGATCGCGCTGGCGCAGGTGAGCGGCAAGCCGCTGGTGGTGCACGTGCACTCGACGGAGTTTGACCGCGCGGGCAACAACGTCAACCAGCGGGTGTACGACATTGAGCGGGCGGGCATGCACGCGGCCGACCGCGTGGTCGCGGTATCGCAGTTCACCAAGAGCATCTGCGTGCGGCGGTACGCGGTGGCGCCGGACAAGATTGACGTGGTGTACAACGGCGTGGACCGCGACAGCGTGCAGCCGCGGGAGGGCGACAAGATCGAGGCCGGGGACAAGATCGTGCTGTTCCTGGGGCGGATCACGATGCAGAAGGGGCCGGAGTACTTCATCGCCGCGGCCAAGCGGGTGCTGGAGAAGTACGAGAACGTGAAGTTCGTGCTGGCCGGCAGCGGGGACATGGCGCTGCGGATGATCGACCTCGCGGCCAGCATGGGCATCGGGCACAAGGTGCTGTTCACCGGTTTCCTGCGCGGGCGGGACGTGGACCGGGTCTTCAAGATGGCCGACTGCTACGTGATGCCCAGCGTCAGCGAGCCCTTCGGGATCTCGGCCCTGGAGGCGATCAGCCACGACGTGCCGGTGATCCTGAGCAAGACCAGCGGGGCCAGCGAGGTGCTGACGCACGTGCTGAAGGTGGACTTCTGGGACATCGATGAGATGGCCAACAAGATTCTGGCGGTGCTGCGGTTCCCGCCGCTCAGCGAGACGCTCCGCGAGCACGGGGCCTTTGAGCTGCACCGGCTGACGTGGGAAGGGGCGGCGGAGCGGTGCGTTGAGAGCTACCGCGTGGCGCTTGCCAAGAGGGCGCCGGCGCTGGTGTGA
- a CDS encoding YafY family protein, translating to MSYTRIHRLLRIVTLVQGQPGWTAKRLAAECGVDERTIFRDMKELEGVGIPISFDSTGAGYRISGDFFLPPVHLTPEEALSLALLCEQVAEPEQIAHLRPAWRAMAKIQNQLPRSIREDVQRVAEKVTIQTAPATPSEGHEDVYERVKSAIAERRALVCRYDSVDGRSGEEEFDFEPYALFFSVRAWYAIGHHSGRGALRCLKLNRFTKVSPTQRPYTVPEDFSVEGYIGNAWRMMRGEVEHDIVVRFKPGFAETVSDTRWHKTQSFEFEPDGSAVFKARVAGLDEVSWWVLSYGPGCVVEQPPELARRVRELAEATVARYDGSDGNAGA from the coding sequence ATGAGCTACACGCGGATTCACAGGCTGCTGAGGATCGTCACGCTGGTGCAGGGGCAGCCGGGGTGGACGGCCAAGCGGCTGGCGGCGGAGTGCGGGGTGGATGAGCGCACGATCTTCCGCGACATGAAGGAGCTGGAGGGAGTCGGGATTCCGATCTCGTTTGACAGCACGGGCGCGGGGTACCGGATCAGCGGCGACTTCTTCCTGCCGCCGGTGCACCTGACGCCGGAGGAGGCGCTGTCGCTGGCGCTGCTGTGCGAACAGGTGGCGGAGCCGGAGCAGATTGCGCACCTGCGCCCGGCGTGGCGGGCGATGGCGAAGATCCAGAACCAGCTGCCGCGGTCGATCCGCGAGGATGTGCAGAGGGTCGCGGAGAAGGTGACGATCCAGACCGCGCCGGCGACGCCCTCGGAGGGGCATGAGGACGTGTACGAGCGGGTGAAGTCGGCGATCGCGGAGCGGCGGGCGCTGGTGTGCCGGTACGACTCGGTGGACGGGCGGTCGGGCGAGGAGGAGTTTGACTTTGAGCCCTACGCGCTGTTCTTCAGCGTGCGGGCGTGGTACGCGATTGGGCATCACTCGGGGCGCGGGGCGCTGCGGTGCCTGAAGCTCAACCGTTTCACGAAGGTGTCGCCCACGCAGCGGCCGTACACGGTGCCGGAGGACTTCTCGGTCGAGGGGTACATCGGCAACGCGTGGCGGATGATGCGCGGCGAGGTTGAGCACGACATCGTGGTGCGGTTCAAGCCCGGTTTCGCGGAGACGGTGAGCGACACGCGCTGGCACAAGACGCAGAGCTTCGAGTTCGAGCCCGACGGCTCGGCGGTGTTCAAGGCGCGGGTGGCGGGGCTGGACGAGGTGTCGTGGTGGGTGCTGTCGTACGGGCCGGGGTGCGTGGTGGAGCAGCCGCCGGAGTTGGCGCGGAGGGTGCGGGAGCTGGCGGAGGCGACGGTGGCGCGGTACGACGGCTCTGATGGCAACGCAGGCGCATGA
- a CDS encoding tetratricopeptide repeat protein, with the protein MSQAGQLLQRANALLDAGQPAQAEAILKRAIAAAPAHPGGYALMTAALSVQQRYVQAEYFAKQALDRAPDEPMLLHNYGQMLNHVGKYAQAEAPLARALAMMPNSIGTRALLGYTYAALSKYASAVKALKPGVDAGDSECTNTYAHALHSMGRVEEAIPVLRALVQREPDNLGRAQHFACMLNYAPGIDPGELHRAHREYGRIMLHLLGQPQQHTPAQHLAGRDPKAPVRVGLLSPDLRDHAVGYLIEAFPEYADRSRVFVAAYSNASHEDARSDVLRPRFDLWRRTYGLDTRAAADLIRKDKIDVLIDLAGHTNGHRLDVLGVKPAPVQMTYMGFPNQTGLPTVDYRLVDSLSEPDGCDQYSVETLLRMDPCFLSYRAPDTLPPINELPMLREDATGPTFVAFSTLIKLNSPLFQMWARVLNALPGSTIILKHFGFTEPEVRDDVRTRFAAAGVNPARILAEPPEPSSRQILPLYNRADICLDTFPYNGTTTLCESCLMGVPIVSLSGSTPASRVSRSILSAVGTPELCASTEDEFVDIAVALAKDTERLKTLRSTLRDKFLACPIGDRRAFARRFTDAAVQGFEAWTRGQRITRVAQNEK; encoded by the coding sequence ATGTCACAGGCCGGTCAGCTCCTGCAACGCGCCAACGCCCTCCTTGACGCCGGCCAGCCCGCCCAGGCCGAGGCCATCCTCAAGCGCGCGATCGCCGCGGCCCCCGCCCACCCCGGCGGCTACGCCCTCATGACCGCGGCCCTCTCCGTCCAGCAGCGCTACGTCCAGGCCGAGTACTTCGCCAAGCAGGCCCTCGACCGTGCCCCCGACGAGCCGATGCTCCTGCACAACTACGGGCAGATGCTCAACCACGTCGGCAAGTACGCCCAGGCCGAGGCCCCACTCGCGCGGGCCCTGGCCATGATGCCCAACTCCATCGGCACCCGCGCCCTGCTCGGCTATACCTACGCCGCGCTCTCTAAGTACGCCTCCGCGGTGAAGGCCCTCAAGCCAGGCGTCGACGCCGGCGACTCAGAGTGCACCAACACCTACGCGCACGCGCTGCACTCGATGGGGCGCGTGGAAGAGGCCATCCCCGTCCTCCGCGCCCTCGTGCAGCGCGAGCCGGACAACCTCGGGCGCGCCCAGCACTTTGCCTGCATGCTCAACTACGCCCCGGGCATCGACCCTGGCGAGCTCCACCGCGCCCACAGGGAATACGGGCGCATCATGCTGCACCTGCTGGGCCAGCCCCAGCAGCACACGCCCGCGCAGCACCTCGCGGGGCGCGACCCCAAGGCGCCCGTCCGCGTTGGCCTCCTCTCCCCCGACCTCCGCGATCACGCGGTCGGCTACCTCATCGAGGCCTTCCCCGAATACGCCGACCGCTCGCGCGTCTTCGTCGCCGCATACAGCAACGCCAGCCACGAGGACGCCCGCTCCGACGTCCTCCGCCCCAGGTTCGACCTCTGGCGGCGCACCTACGGCCTGGATACCCGCGCCGCGGCCGACCTCATCCGCAAGGACAAAATTGACGTCCTCATCGACCTCGCGGGCCACACTAACGGACACCGCCTCGACGTGCTCGGCGTCAAGCCCGCGCCGGTACAGATGACTTACATGGGCTTTCCCAACCAGACCGGCCTGCCCACCGTCGACTACCGCCTCGTGGACTCCCTCAGCGAGCCCGACGGCTGCGACCAGTACAGCGTCGAGACGCTGCTCCGCATGGACCCCTGCTTCCTCTCCTACCGCGCCCCCGACACCCTGCCACCCATCAACGAGCTGCCCATGCTCCGCGAGGACGCCACCGGCCCCACCTTCGTCGCCTTCAGCACGCTGATCAAGCTCAACTCGCCGCTCTTCCAGATGTGGGCCCGCGTGCTGAACGCTCTGCCCGGCTCCACCATCATCCTCAAGCACTTCGGCTTCACCGAGCCCGAGGTCCGCGACGACGTCCGTACCCGATTCGCCGCCGCTGGTGTCAACCCCGCCCGCATCCTCGCCGAGCCCCCCGAGCCCAGCAGCCGCCAGATCCTGCCCCTCTACAACCGCGCCGACATCTGCCTCGACACCTTCCCCTACAACGGCACCACCACCCTCTGCGAGTCCTGCCTCATGGGTGTGCCGATTGTCAGCCTGTCGGGCAGCACCCCCGCCAGCCGCGTCAGCCGCTCCATCCTCTCCGCCGTGGGCACGCCCGAGCTCTGCGCGAGCACCGAGGACGAGTTTGTTGACATCGCCGTCGCCCTCGCCAAGGACACCGAGCGGCTCAAGACCCTCCGCTCCACGCTGCGCGACAAGTTCCTGGCCTGCCCCATCGGCGACCGCCGCGCCTTCGCCCGCCGCTTCACCGATGCCGCCGTGCAGGGCTTCGAAGCCTGGACCCGCGGCCAACGCATCACGCGTGTCGCGCAAAATGAGAAGTGA
- a CDS encoding peptide ABC transporter substrate-binding protein: MAKLLVPFAILLAIVFGALLSDRPAPRADFTFINRGEVTTMDVAIMSWQMDFRVARILYEGLTRHDPLSHSFRSVPGVAERWDVSPDQKTWTFHLRGNAKWSNGQPVRAGDFVFSWRRTMLPDNSGDYSQIFNVIRGVREFQSFRTRQLAEFSNRTDIDDRRAAAEQLWKDALAEFDRLVAIRTPDDRTIIIELEQPVPYFLELTGFGSFFPVYPPLVMAHESFDEATGRLRTDPDWTKPPKLITNGPFTMTVWRFMRDIRMEKNPHYWDKASINIDSIAIPNVDDVNAQVMAFTTGAVDWVSDVIPAYRADMLAEKQQYYKEHWDEYQRLKSLREHGRSLDPIEIDRRLPPDPRKNIHAFPAFGTYFYNFNCRPRLSDGRINPFHDPRVRKAFALATDKEAIVKNLRRTGEPVATTIIPPSSIGGYSSPQGLPYDPTLARQLLADAGFPGGKGFITVEILFNKDGGHEVYAQAIAKNWQEHLGVQVVLAQKEIKVLRDQLKNADYIISRGSWFGDYGYPTTFLDISRSDDGNNDRKYENPAYDALLDRAKSAPPAEAMQLLQQAERLLVEDELPILPIFHYVDITLFDPHKVAGLSTHPRQNQHMYLIDILGDGKGADLPRPMHE; the protein is encoded by the coding sequence ATGGCCAAGCTCCTGGTCCCCTTCGCCATCCTCCTCGCCATTGTCTTCGGGGCCCTCCTCTCCGACCGCCCCGCGCCCCGCGCCGACTTCACCTTCATCAACCGCGGCGAAGTCACCACCATGGACGTGGCCATCATGTCCTGGCAGATGGACTTCCGCGTCGCCCGCATCCTCTACGAGGGCCTGACGCGCCACGACCCCCTCTCCCACAGCTTCCGCTCCGTGCCCGGCGTCGCCGAGCGCTGGGACGTCTCGCCCGACCAGAAGACCTGGACCTTCCACCTCAGGGGCAACGCGAAGTGGTCCAACGGCCAGCCCGTCCGCGCCGGCGACTTCGTCTTCTCCTGGCGCCGCACCATGCTCCCCGACAACTCGGGCGACTACTCGCAGATCTTCAACGTCATCCGCGGCGTCCGGGAGTTCCAGTCCTTCCGCACCCGCCAGCTCGCCGAGTTCTCCAACCGCACCGACATCGACGACCGGCGCGCCGCCGCCGAGCAGCTCTGGAAAGACGCCCTCGCCGAGTTCGACCGGCTCGTTGCCATCCGCACCCCCGACGACCGCACCATCATCATCGAGCTCGAGCAGCCCGTCCCCTACTTCCTCGAGCTCACCGGATTCGGCAGCTTCTTCCCCGTGTACCCGCCGCTGGTCATGGCCCACGAGTCCTTCGACGAGGCCACCGGGCGCCTCCGCACCGACCCCGACTGGACCAAGCCCCCCAAGCTCATCACCAACGGCCCCTTCACCATGACGGTCTGGCGCTTCATGCGCGACATCCGCATGGAGAAGAACCCCCACTACTGGGACAAGGCCAGCATCAACATCGACTCCATCGCCATCCCCAACGTCGATGACGTCAATGCCCAGGTCATGGCCTTCACCACCGGCGCGGTCGACTGGGTCAGCGATGTCATTCCCGCCTACCGCGCCGACATGCTCGCCGAGAAGCAGCAGTACTACAAGGAGCACTGGGACGAGTACCAGCGCCTCAAGTCACTGAGAGAGCACGGCCGGTCCCTCGACCCCATCGAGATCGACCGCCGCCTCCCGCCCGACCCCCGCAAGAACATCCACGCCTTCCCCGCCTTCGGCACCTACTTCTACAACTTCAACTGCCGCCCCCGCCTCTCCGACGGGCGCATCAACCCCTTCCACGACCCGCGCGTGCGCAAGGCCTTCGCCCTCGCCACCGACAAGGAAGCCATCGTCAAAAACCTCCGCCGCACCGGCGAGCCCGTCGCCACCACGATCATCCCCCCAAGCTCCATCGGCGGGTACTCCTCGCCGCAGGGCCTGCCCTACGACCCCACGCTCGCCAGGCAGCTCCTCGCCGACGCCGGCTTCCCGGGCGGCAAGGGCTTCATCACCGTCGAGATCCTTTTCAACAAGGACGGCGGCCACGAGGTCTACGCCCAGGCCATCGCCAAGAACTGGCAGGAGCACTTGGGGGTGCAGGTCGTCCTCGCTCAGAAGGAAATCAAGGTCCTCCGCGACCAGCTCAAGAACGCCGACTACATCATCTCCCGCGGCTCCTGGTTCGGCGACTACGGCTACCCCACCACCTTCCTCGACATCTCCCGCAGCGACGACGGCAACAACGACCGCAAGTACGAGAACCCCGCCTACGACGCCCTCCTCGACCGCGCCAAGTCCGCCCCGCCCGCCGAGGCCATGCAGCTGCTGCAACAGGCCGAGCGTTTGCTCGTCGAAGACGAGCTCCCCATCCTCCCCATCTTCCACTACGTCGACATCACCCTCTTCGACCCTCACAAAGTGGCCGGCCTTTCAACGCACCCGCGCCAGAACCAGCACATGTACCTCATCGACATCCTCGGCGATGGCAAGGGCGCCGACCTCCCCCGCCCCATGCACGAGTAG
- a CDS encoding aminotransferase class I/II-fold pyridoxal phosphate-dependent enzyme: protein MTTAHLGRRVPLLRTASSADREAIYHLRHEVYARELGQHAANADGRLTDALDAFNEYIVAEVGGEVAGFVSVTPPWGGRYSIDKYFARGELPLTFDDGLFEVRILTVVREHRSGPVAGLLMRRALEWVREHGGRQIVIIGRREVAGMYRKLGLRSLGREVRSGAVTYDLMAATLAEIDAAAAGFAEVEARVAGGRLSPGRAAEGSARTRPELALRSRPRVCDHGGAFFHAIGDEFDRLECKDGVINADVLDAWFPPSARVLEALRQDSAWVVRTSPPTGCEGLLRVIARERVVPVECLVPGAGSSALIFLALRQWLTPASRVLVLDPMYGEYQHVLEDVIGCMVERFTLSPSDGFAVDVEALARRVCAGAYDLLVMVNPNNPTGRHLPRAEMLRLLAAVPAATRVWVDETYSEYAGEGESIEREAAAGGNVVVCKSLSKVFALSGVRAAYLCGPERLMRELRRVTPPWAVSLPAQMAAVAAFGDRAYYRGRWAETHALRHVLGTGLRALGFEVFEGVINSVLCRVPEDGPSAEELVLACRERGVFIRDCSTISRVLEGRWVRMAVKDAAANQRVLAAIASVLGG from the coding sequence ATGACCACCGCACATCTGGGGCGTCGTGTACCGCTTCTGAGGACGGCTAGCTCCGCTGATCGCGAGGCGATCTACCACCTGCGGCATGAGGTGTACGCGCGGGAGCTGGGGCAGCACGCGGCGAACGCGGATGGTCGGCTGACTGACGCGCTCGACGCGTTCAACGAGTACATCGTGGCGGAGGTGGGGGGCGAGGTGGCGGGGTTTGTGAGCGTGACGCCGCCGTGGGGTGGGCGGTACTCGATCGATAAGTACTTCGCGCGGGGCGAGCTGCCGCTGACGTTCGATGACGGGTTGTTCGAGGTGCGGATCCTGACCGTGGTGCGCGAGCACCGCAGCGGGCCGGTCGCGGGGCTGCTGATGCGGCGGGCGCTCGAGTGGGTGCGGGAGCACGGGGGCAGGCAGATCGTGATCATCGGGCGGCGCGAGGTCGCGGGGATGTACCGCAAGCTGGGGCTGCGTTCGCTGGGGCGGGAGGTGCGGTCGGGCGCGGTGACGTACGACCTGATGGCGGCGACCTTGGCGGAGATTGATGCGGCGGCCGCGGGGTTTGCGGAGGTGGAGGCGCGGGTGGCGGGCGGCAGGCTCAGCCCCGGGCGCGCTGCTGAGGGATCGGCGCGGACTCGTCCGGAGCTGGCGCTCCGGTCTCGTCCGCGGGTGTGCGATCACGGCGGCGCGTTCTTCCACGCGATCGGGGATGAGTTCGATCGGCTCGAGTGCAAGGACGGGGTGATCAATGCGGATGTGCTGGACGCGTGGTTCCCGCCGTCGGCGCGGGTGCTGGAGGCGCTACGTCAGGATTCGGCGTGGGTGGTGCGGACGAGCCCGCCGACCGGGTGCGAGGGGCTGCTGCGGGTGATCGCGCGGGAGCGCGTCGTGCCGGTTGAGTGCCTGGTGCCGGGCGCGGGGTCGTCGGCTTTGATCTTCCTGGCGCTGCGGCAGTGGCTGACGCCGGCGTCGCGGGTGCTGGTGCTGGACCCGATGTACGGCGAGTACCAGCATGTGCTGGAGGATGTGATCGGGTGCATGGTGGAGCGGTTCACGCTGTCGCCAAGCGACGGGTTTGCGGTGGATGTGGAGGCGCTGGCGCGGCGTGTCTGCGCGGGCGCGTATGACCTGCTGGTGATGGTGAACCCGAACAATCCGACGGGGCGACACCTGCCGCGCGCGGAGATGCTGCGGCTGCTCGCGGCGGTTCCGGCGGCGACGCGGGTGTGGGTGGACGAGACGTACTCGGAATACGCGGGGGAGGGCGAGTCGATCGAGCGCGAGGCCGCGGCCGGCGGGAACGTGGTGGTGTGCAAGTCGCTGTCGAAGGTGTTCGCGCTCAGCGGGGTGCGGGCAGCGTACCTGTGCGGGCCTGAGCGGCTGATGCGGGAGCTGCGGCGGGTGACGCCGCCGTGGGCGGTGAGCCTGCCGGCGCAGATGGCCGCGGTCGCGGCTTTCGGTGACCGGGCGTACTACCGCGGACGGTGGGCGGAGACGCACGCGCTGCGGCATGTGCTGGGGACGGGGCTGCGGGCGCTGGGGTTCGAGGTGTTCGAGGGCGTGATCAACAGCGTGCTGTGCCGCGTGCCGGAGGATGGGCCCAGTGCGGAGGAACTGGTCCTGGCGTGCCGCGAGCGGGGGGTGTTCATTCGGGACTGCTCGACGATCAGCCGCGTGCTGGAGGGGCGGTGGGTGCGGATGGCGGTGAAGGACGCTGCGGCGAACCAGCGGGTACTGGCGGCGATCGCGAGCGTGCTGGGCGGGTGA
- a CDS encoding zinc ribbon domain-containing protein: MSLIQFTSNYQDKSTDSGYQFEFFCDHCGGGYTSQFQENKLGMASGFMRAAGSIFGSRLGHAGAEGADALRDSMRGKARDEALRTAVEEAKKVFKQCSRCGKWVCPEVSWNGQRGMCVKCAPDFTKEVNAAQAQGQAEHIWREARNSDGRVMGGVMGGFDIAAPGGIAAAAACPSCGAKSTGGKFCTECGKPMAIGPKNCPGCGMECPAGARFCAGCGNKVG; this comes from the coding sequence ATGAGCCTGATTCAGTTCACGTCCAACTACCAGGACAAGTCCACCGACAGCGGGTACCAGTTCGAGTTCTTCTGCGACCACTGCGGGGGTGGGTACACCTCGCAGTTCCAGGAGAACAAGCTGGGCATGGCCAGCGGGTTCATGCGGGCCGCGGGCAGTATCTTCGGCAGCCGCCTGGGGCATGCCGGCGCCGAGGGCGCCGATGCGCTCCGTGATTCGATGCGCGGCAAGGCCCGTGACGAGGCGCTTCGCACGGCGGTGGAGGAGGCGAAGAAGGTCTTCAAGCAGTGCTCGCGGTGCGGCAAGTGGGTGTGCCCGGAGGTGAGCTGGAACGGGCAGCGGGGCATGTGCGTGAAGTGCGCCCCGGACTTCACCAAGGAAGTGAACGCGGCGCAGGCGCAGGGCCAGGCCGAGCACATCTGGCGCGAGGCCCGCAACAGCGACGGGCGTGTCATGGGCGGGGTGATGGGCGGGTTCGATATCGCAGCGCCGGGCGGGATCGCCGCGGCGGCGGCGTGCCCGTCGTGCGGGGCCAAGAGCACGGGCGGAAAGTTCTGCACCGAGTGCGGCAAGCCGATGGCGATCGGCCCGAAGAACTGCCCCGGGTGCGGGATGGAGTGCCCGGCGGGGGCACGGTTCTGCGCGGGGTGTGGGAACAAGGTGGGATAG
- a CDS encoding flavin reductase family protein produces MPESKFSDTPRAFADLAKGLYVLTASHEGKRAGVLVRSVQPCADEPPLIAVAVKTGHWIEPLIRDSHVFAICRVSTSDRLMLRKFAETSRPRDGDPFDCVRAEKLVTGAPIISKSPLVLDCEVVRHFDLEADHELFIGHVLACRIGPATPVAAFDADPPTIT; encoded by the coding sequence ATGCCCGAGAGCAAGTTCAGCGACACACCCCGTGCGTTCGCGGACCTCGCCAAAGGCCTCTACGTTCTCACGGCCAGTCACGAGGGCAAACGTGCGGGCGTCCTCGTCCGGTCTGTCCAGCCCTGTGCCGACGAGCCGCCGCTCATCGCCGTCGCGGTCAAGACCGGCCACTGGATCGAGCCGCTCATCCGCGACAGCCACGTCTTCGCCATCTGCCGCGTGAGCACCAGCGACCGCTTGATGCTCCGCAAGTTCGCTGAGACGAGCCGCCCGCGCGATGGCGACCCCTTCGACTGTGTCCGCGCCGAAAAGCTCGTCACGGGCGCGCCGATCATCAGCAAGTCGCCCCTGGTGCTCGACTGCGAGGTCGTGCGCCACTTCGACCTCGAGGCCGACCACGAGCTGTTCATCGGTCACGTCCTCGCCTGCCGCATCGGCCCGGCGACACCCGTTGCGGCGTTCGACGCCGACCCGCCCACCATCACCTGA